The Anopheles coluzzii chromosome 2, AcolN3, whole genome shotgun sequence genome window below encodes:
- the LOC120947261 gene encoding uncharacterized transmembrane protein DDB_G0281039 isoform X3, whose product MKHSVLITLAILMQLASLAICQRVAPGVNPNHYQQQQQYQPPPPQYQQQAPQHQQPQYQQQPPQQQQQPQYQQQQFQQQQQHQQPHGEHGQQQVLHTGNLQQEKQHIAEHMEVPIDTSKMSEQELQFHYFKMHDSDNNNKLDGCELIKSLIHWHDNKDEHIGEMPSEGAPENHNDAQPYDDATLQSLVDPIMDMMDKDHDGFITYTEYRQHENAQNS is encoded by the exons ATGAAGCATAGCGTGTTGATAACCTTGGCCATATTGATGCAGCTTGCATCGTTGGCTATTTGTCAACGTGTAGCACCAGGAGTTAATCCAAACCATTAT caacaacaacaacaatatcaGCCGCCCCCTCCGCAGTATCAGCAACAAGCTCCCCAACATCAGCAGCCGCAATATCAACAACAACCGccccaacaacagcagcaaccccagtatcaacaacagcaatttcaacaacagcagcaacatcagcagcccCATGGCGAACATGGGCAACAGCAAGTGCTGCATACTGGAAATTTACAACAGGAGAAACA GCACATTGCTGAACATATGGAAGTACCAATCGATACGAGCAAAATGAGCGAACAAGAACTACAATTCCATTACTTCAAAATGCACGATTCGGACAATAACAACAAGTTGGATGGTTGTGAACTCATAAAATCACTCATTCATTGGCACG ACAATAAAGATGAACACATCGGCGAAATGCCTTCAGAAGGAGCGCCCGAAAATCACAATGATGCACAACCATACGACGACGCTACACTACAATCCTTGGTTGATCCAATTATGGATATGATGGACAAAGATCATGATGGATTTATAACGTATACTGAATATCGACAGCACGAAAATGCACAAAATTCTTAA
- the LOC120947261 gene encoding multiple coagulation factor deficiency protein 2 homolog isoform X4, translating to MKHSVLITLAILMQLASLAICQRVAPGVNPNHYQQQQQYQPPPPQYQQQAPQHQQPQYQQQPPQQQQQPQYQQQQFQQQQQHQQPHGEHGQQQVLHTGNLQQEKQHIAEHMEVPIDTSKMSEQELQFHYFKMHDSDNNNKLDGCELIKSLIHWHEKDNGEGEHDHEPVAYTDEQLSGIVDAVMKNMDRNNDGVVDWPEYVLSSSRR from the exons ATGAAGCATAGCGTGTTGATAACCTTGGCCATATTGATGCAGCTTGCATCGTTGGCTATTTGTCAACGTGTAGCACCAGGAGTTAATCCAAACCATTAT caacaacaacaacaatatcaGCCGCCCCCTCCGCAGTATCAGCAACAAGCTCCCCAACATCAGCAGCCGCAATATCAACAACAACCGccccaacaacagcagcaaccccagtatcaacaacagcaatttcaacaacagcagcaacatcagcagcccCATGGCGAACATGGGCAACAGCAAGTGCTGCATACTGGAAATTTACAACAGGAGAAACA GCACATTGCTGAACATATGGAAGTACCAATCGATACGAGCAAAATGAGCGAACAAGAACTACAATTCCATTACTTCAAAATGCACGATTCGGACAATAACAACAAGTTGGATGGTTGTGAACTCATAAAATCACTCATTCATTGGCACG AGAAAGACAACGGCGAAGGCGAACATGATCACGAACCGGTTGCGTACACCGATGAGCAACTGTCAGGAATTGTAGACGcagtaatgaaaaatatggATCGTAACaatgatggtgttgttgacTGGCCGGAGTATGTACTGTCCTCAAGCCGGCGTTAA
- the LOC120947261 gene encoding uncharacterized transmembrane protein DDB_G0281039 isoform X2 gives MKHSVLITLAILMQLASLAICQRVAPGVNPNHYQQQQQYQPPPPQYQQQAPQHQQPQYQQQPPQQQQQPQYQQQQFQQQQQHQQPHGEHGQQQVLHTGNLQQEKQHIAEHMEVPIDTSKMSEQELQFHYFKMHDSDNNNKLDGCELIKSLIHWHAEDKTGHHEEQAPRPEYTDEQLEDIVDSVLRMMDVNTDGFIDYTEYRMSGVEENRRDDFPEGR, from the exons ATGAAGCATAGCGTGTTGATAACCTTGGCCATATTGATGCAGCTTGCATCGTTGGCTATTTGTCAACGTGTAGCACCAGGAGTTAATCCAAACCATTAT caacaacaacaacaatatcaGCCGCCCCCTCCGCAGTATCAGCAACAAGCTCCCCAACATCAGCAGCCGCAATATCAACAACAACCGccccaacaacagcagcaaccccagtatcaacaacagcaatttcaacaacagcagcaacatcagcagcccCATGGCGAACATGGGCAACAGCAAGTGCTGCATACTGGAAATTTACAACAGGAGAAACA GCACATTGCTGAACATATGGAAGTACCAATCGATACGAGCAAAATGAGCGAACAAGAACTACAATTCCATTACTTCAAAATGCACGATTCGGACAATAACAACAAGTTGGATGGTTGTGAACTCATAAAATCACTCATTCATTGGCACG CTGAGGATAAAACAGGACACCATGAAGAACAAGCGCCTAGGCCAGAGTATACAGACGAACAGTTGGAAGATATCGTCGATTCGGTACTGCGGATGATGGATGTGAATACTGACGGTTTCATAGATTACACTGAATATCGAATGTCGGGTGTAGAAGAAAATAGACGCGATGATTTTCCTGAAGGACGATAA
- the LOC120947261 gene encoding putative mediator of RNA polymerase II transcription subunit 26 isoform X1 codes for MKHSVLITLAILMQLASLAICQRVAPGVNPNHYQQQQQYQPPPPQYQQQAPQHQQPQYQQQPPQQQQQPQYQQQQFQQQQQHQQPHGEHGQQQVLHTGNLQQEKQHIAEHMEVPIDTSKMSEQELQFHYFKMHDSDNNNKLDGCELIKSLIHWHEQGKAQENSGHPQHEEKIFSNDELSALIDPILNSDDHNQDGFIDYPEFVRAQHKAAQQQQDQQQQQPHP; via the exons ATGAAGCATAGCGTGTTGATAACCTTGGCCATATTGATGCAGCTTGCATCGTTGGCTATTTGTCAACGTGTAGCACCAGGAGTTAATCCAAACCATTAT caacaacaacaacaatatcaGCCGCCCCCTCCGCAGTATCAGCAACAAGCTCCCCAACATCAGCAGCCGCAATATCAACAACAACCGccccaacaacagcagcaaccccagtatcaacaacagcaatttcaacaacagcagcaacatcagcagcccCATGGCGAACATGGGCAACAGCAAGTGCTGCATACTGGAAATTTACAACAGGAGAAACA GCACATTGCTGAACATATGGAAGTACCAATCGATACGAGCAAAATGAGCGAACAAGAACTACAATTCCATTACTTCAAAATGCACGATTCGGACAATAACAACAAGTTGGATGGTTGTGAACTCATAAAATCACTCATTCATTGGCACG AGCAAGGCAAGGCACAAGAAAACAGTGGGCATCCGCAGCACGAAGAAAAAATTTTCTCAAACGATGAACTCTCCGCGCTGATAGATCCTATTCTTAACTCAGACGACCATAATCAAGATGGTTTCATCGACTATCCGGAGTTTGTTCGAGCTCAGCACaaagcagcacagcagcaacaagaccagcaacaacagcaaccacacccttag
- the LOC120947259 gene encoding sodium-independent sulfate anion transporter-like, which produces MQDMSKEADSQVQTEMPQVSRLVVNQNDERFISYDYRESPPREMVQWFRRRARILFNYSMVKKCLPVLSWLPKYQCSYVMYDLIAGITVALTAIPQSIAYGILANLSPQYGLYSNILGCLAYAVFGSVKDVTIAPTSLTAIMVQHVVKELEYGTALLTFLAAVVTISFGALNLGVLVRFISIPVVMGFTFAACLTIGSAQIRSLLGIKTQGKSSDFVTSWTNVFAHLDEVRMADCILGCCSIVVLCSLRLTKDLGEGRWRIFFKYLVLLRNALIVVAGATLAYYLKTDMDDSVFNLTGHVPAGLPVFQMPPFSYTNINGTEYSFGDMLSVMRTSIITIPLVTTLEIVSVGKAFSKGKIIDATQEMIALGMSNLVVSFCSPLPAAGSFTRSALNNSSGVRTTMSCAVTAVVLTISLALFTDALYYIPKATLASVVISAMLFMPDYEEIGNIWRSKKMDLIPFLATALACLFYELDYGILVGIGLNCCILLYLMSTPGLSGEEIQLSGLTVLLVKVDQSLAFSSAECLRDWILKRIDQRDHIDVVVIDGQNIHFADTTVAKNFVSIEEDLRIRQIRLMLWRFDAKVAFVFLRMRKELFIPLLRADVQLQDAVARWKHLHYQIPTE; this is translated from the exons ATGCAAGATATGTCAAAAGAGGCAGACAGTCAGGTCCAAACAGAAATGCCGCAAGTATCTCGATTGGTCGTGAATCAAAATGACG AGCGTTTTATCAGCTACGACTATCGAGAGTCACCGCCTAGAGAAATGGTGCAATGGTTTCGACGACGGGCAAGAATATTGTTTAACTATTCCATGGTTAAAAAATGTCTACCAGTTCTTTCTTGGTTACCAAAGTATCAATGCTCTTATGTGATGTACGATCTAATAGCAGGGATCACCGTAGCATTAACAGCTATACCTCAAAGCATTGCCTACGGAATTTTGGCCAACTTAAGTCCACAGTATGGGTTGTACTCCAACATATTGGGTTGCCTTGCATACGCTGTGTTCGGAAGTGTGAAGGACGTTACGATTGCTCCAACATCGCTTACTGCTATAATGGTCCAACATGTAGTGAAGGAACTGGAATATGGCACAGCATTGTTAACATTCCTGGCTGCTGTTGTAACCATCTCATTCGGCGCATTAAATCTAGGAGTTCTTGTTCGTTTCATATCCATACCAGTGGTTATGGGATTTACCTTCGCCGCTTGTTTGACTATCGGGAGTGCCCAAATACGATCTCTACTGGGCATTAAGACGCAAGGAAAAAGCAGTGATTTTGTAACATCATGGACAAATGTATTCGCGCATCTAGATGAAGTACGAATGGCAGATTGTATTCTTGGTTGCTGTTCGATTGTTGTTCTTTGTTCACTAAGG CTTACAAAAGACTTGGGTGAAGGCAGATGGCgaatttttttcaaatatctgGTATTGTTGCGAAATGCGTTGATCGTGGTGGCAGGAGCTACGCTTGCTTATTATCTTAAAACTGATATGGATGATTCTGTATTCAACTTAACTGGCCACGTGCCGGCTGGATTGCCGGTCTTTCAGATGCCTCCTTTCTCGTACACGAATATAAATGGTACTGAGTACAGCTTTGGGGACATGCTAAGCGTAATGCGAACATCCATCATAACGATTCCTCTGGTAACAACTCTTGAAATTGTGTCGGTCGGAAAAGCCTTTTCCAAAGGAAAAATTATTGACGCGACACAAGAAATGATTGCACTTGGAATGTCGAATTTAGTTGTCTCATTTTGTTCGCCATTGCCAGCAGCAGGTTCCTTTACGCGTTCGGCATTAAACAATAGTAGCGGCGTACGAACAACGATGAGCTGTGCGGTAACAGCGGTAGTGTTGACAATATCATTGGCATTATTCACCGATGCACTATACTACATTCCCAAGGCAACACTCGCGTCGGTCGTCATCTCAGCCATGCTATTTATGCCCGATTACGAAGAAATCGGTAACATTTGGCGTTCGAAGAAGATGGATCTGATTCCCTTTCTGGCAACCGCATTGGCTTGTTTGTTCTACGAGCTAGATTATGGTATTTTGGTAGGAATCGGATTAAATTGTTGCATTCTACTTTATCTGATGTCGACTCCCGGTCTATCAGGCGAAGAAATCCAACTTTCAGGACTTACCGTGCTATTGGTCAAAGTGGATCAATCGCTTGCCTTTTCTTCGGCAGAATGTTTGCGCGATTGGATACTGAAACGCATTGACCAGCGTGATCACATTGATGTAGTTGTGATTGATGgtcaaaatattcattttgcTGACACTACCGTAGCGAAGAATTTCGTCAGTATTGAGGAGGATCTAAGGATACGACAGATTCGTCTTATGTTATGGCGATTCGATGCCAAAGTAGCATTTGTATTTCTGCGCATGCGAAAAGAATTATTTATTCCATTGCTGCGCGCCGATGTGCAACTGCAGGATGCCGTGGCTCGTTGGAAACATCTACACTATCAAATACCAACGGAGTGA
- the LOC120947260 gene encoding zinc finger protein 570-like, giving the protein MFSNIEKCNMEQTTQTKNSSESELREDVPNDNPETYCRLCFSETNVHPLFPQNGGLIREMTEKIRTCAGIHISVRDDYPAGLCFACLSILDEIHQFQQRSKHCDEIIRTKRGLLEQITVKVEMTEEDGVHFIPPGGGSCTGLGASEDYANDDCLTESSIIAEAITSLNGIGELMGEFHSSTDSTSTPHLLKTELEATSGGKDHRCMVCSKLFPDRETWMIHLGEHADERPYQCIECLAQFREKRSLARHMKAVHEEVRDRQCPYCPKSFKYSHHLRYHIRTHTGEKPYVCEICNDCFSQHIQWKRHMLKHQQIRKPPPPITITPRNIPVEEPKTIKCEFCPRVFSRLQDYRRHQPSHNAHNLNLSSLQHHAQLHHFQQQQQHHPLPQQPTLHQHDLTLQHHQHANHIQHDNVSQQLGTQLPLRE; this is encoded by the exons ATGTTCAGCAATATCGAAAAGTGCAATATGGAGCAgacaacgcaaacaaaaaacagttccGAATCCGAACTTCGGGAAGACGT GCCCAACGATAACCCAGAGACCTACTGTCGATTGTGTTTCTCCGAAACCAATGTTCATCCGCTCTTCCCACAGAACGGGGGACTGATACGTGAAATGACCGAAAAGATACGGACCTGCGCCGGTATACATATTAGTGTGCGGGACGACTATCCAGCCGGACTATGTTTTGCGTGCCTGTCGATATTAGATGAGATTCATCAGTTTCAACAACGAAGTAAACATTGTGACGAAATCATTCGTACCAAGCGCGGTCTGCTGGAGCAGATTACAGTGAAAGTAGAAATGACGGAAGAAGATGGTGTACATTTTATCCCCCCTGGCGGAGGAAGCTGCACCGGCCTAGGAGCTAGTGAAGACTACGCAAATGATGATTGTCTTACGGAGAGCAGTATTATTGCAGAAGCTATAACTAGTTTGAATGGAATTGGAGAGCTAATGGGAGAATTTCACAGCAGTACCGACTCGACGTCTACGCCACATTTGTTGAAAACCGAATTAGAGGCTACCAGTGGGGGTAAGGATCACCGTTGCATGGTCTGTAGCAAACTTTTTCCTGACCGTGAGACTTGGATGATCCATTTAGGCGAACATGCGGATGAACGACCATACCAGTGCATTGAATGCTTGGCTCAGTTTCGCGAAAAACGATCACTTGCAAGGCACATGAAGGCAGTCCACGAAGAAGTGCGTGATCGTCAGTGTCCATACTGCCCTAAGTCATTTAAATACAGTCATCATCTGCGGTATCATATACGAACGCACACCGGCGAAAAgccgtatgtgtgtgaaatCTGTAACGATTGCTTCTCACAGCATATACAATGGAAACGACATATGTTAAAACATCAGCAAATTCGCAAACCTCCACCACCAATTACTATTACACCTCGAAATATACCAGTAGAGGaaccaaaaacaatcaaatgtGAATTTTGCCCGCGTGTCTTTTCCCGATTGCAAGACTATCGACGACATCAGCCAAGTCACAATGCACACAACCTTAATCTAAGCTCTTTGCAGCACCACGCACAACTTCATCATtttcagcaacagcaacagcatcatccACTGCCGCAACAACCAACTTTGCATCAACATGACTTAACTctgcagcaccatcagcatgCTAACCATATACAGCACGACAACGTTTCACAACAGCTAGGTACGCAATTACCTCTGCGAGAGTAA